Genomic segment of Pararhodobacter zhoushanensis:
CACGCTCATCGAGCGGCGCAATGCCTTTGAGGCCATGCGCGATCTCGCTGCCGAGTTGTTCGAGACCCATCTCGGCCGGACCTGGCACCCGCGCACGGGCAGCCACGTGAACCGGCGTACCTTAACTGCGTCCCTGATTGACAGCCGCGATCATCTCACTGCGAAGCGCCGGGCCGATCTGGAACCGCTGCTGCCGCAAGGCGCGAAGATCGCCTTCAGCGGCGGGCTTGACTGCAACGATCACACGGCCATCTGGGCGGCCCTTGACCGCGTCCACACGAAACATGCCGACATGGTCTTGTTGCACGGCGGCGCGCCGTGCGGGGCCGAACGGATCGCCACCGCCTGGGCCGACAACCGCGGCGTGACGCAGATCGTCTTCAAACCCGACTGGACGCGGCACGGCAAGTCGGCTCCCTTCAAGCGCAACGACCAGTTGCTCGACACCCTGCCCATCGGGCTCATCGTCTTCCCGGGCTCGGGCATCACCGAAAATCTCGCCGACAAGGCCCGCACGATGGGCATTCCCCTCTTCGACTTCCGGCCGAAAGCCGCCCCACCGGCATGACCGGATTTCCGCCGACGCCCGCCCCGGACTCTCCCGGGGCGGCTCGTTTTCTGCTATGATCTGCTTGTGCCAATGGAGGAGGTGGCGGCGCGATCCTTGTTCTCGAAAGGAGTGCCTCATGTTTTTCTCCACCCTCTTCACGCTGTTCGGCCTCGGTGCCCTCTGCTGGATCCTGTTCAACCTGGCCGTCTACGCCCTGCCCTTCGCAATTGGGCTGACGTCCGGCATGTATCTGTATGAAACGGGCCAAGGCGTTTTCCTGTCGATCATTGCGGGCCTCTTCATCGGCGGCTTCATCGCGGCTCTCGGAGAATTCGCCTTTGACCGTATCCGGTCCGTCCCTCTCAAACTCGCCATCGGCCAGATCTACGCGGTACCCGCCGGGATCGCCGGGTTTCATGCCGCCAAGGGCCTAGCTGAATTTGGCGGCTCCAGCGGCCCGACCATCACCCTTCTGTCTTGGATAGGCGCGCTCGTCGTCGGCGGGACGGCTTGGGCGCGGGTCTCCGGCTGGTCTGAGGCCAACGCCATATCAGGCGGACCTCCAAACAACACTTTGGAAAATCGCTGAAACGCACATCAAGGCCCTGAGCGGGCGATCTGCCTCTATCGCCTTCGCGTGCGTGCACGGGAGCCAAACGAGGCAGAAAGTCTCTGTGTTCGACTTCATCAGATCGTACCGGTTAGGCAAGAGCGGCGCGGTTGGACGGGTCGCCAAAACTCAAATCGCGGCACATGGCCCCCGGCGCGCATGCACTTGAAGTACCGGCATATCAATCACCACGGCAGCCAAATAGAGACGCGATGGGACGGGGCAATCCCGGCATCTTGGATTATGCCCGGACATGCACTGTTTCCGACTGCACGCCAAAGCCTGTCTTTGCGCGACGCGCGCTGCCAGTGTCTTGCGCGGCCCAATGGAACCCTGTGATCTCTCTCCCATAGCTTGCGCCACACGTCACTCGCGGGCCTCTCAGCGGCTGATCTGACCGGGATCGGCTAACGCCTCGACCGCCTTGGACGCAACGGTGCGTCCGGACTTTCTTCCCTTGGCGGACAAGCCGCCATTCCTCGCGGGACAAGAAAGACCGGCCTTGCCGTCCTCCGCTGGCGCTGCGGGCCACTGAAGGGCTGCGTCGGCGGATCGCCCCGGTCCTGACGATCGCCATCGAGGCCGCGATGGGCGCGGGCTCGGACAAGCCAAAAGGAGACATCACATGGCCACAATCGGAACCTTCAAGAAGACCGGCAGCGAATACGTCGGAGAAATCGTCACCCTCAGCGTGCAGGCGAAGAACGTCCGCGTCGTGCCCGAAGACACCACGGGGAACGGCAATGCCCCCTCCCACCGCGTCTTTGTCGGCCGTGCCGAGATCGGCGCCGCCTGGTCCAAGCGCTCTACCGAGGGCCGCGACTACCTGAGCCTCAAGCTCGACGACCCGAGCTTCACTGCGCCGATCTACGCCAATCTTTTCGATGACACGGTAGTCGAAGGCGGCGAAGAGACCTTCAACCTCATCTGGTCGCGCCCCAACACCCGCCGCAACGGCGACTGACAGCAGACCGCCCCGCCCGGGATCACCGGGCGGGGCAGTCCAAGCCCAACCCTTGTCAGAGTGCCAATGGGCCGCGCGCCAGCGCATCGACGCGGCCGGCCCTTCGGTCACCAGCACCATCGCCGAGAAGGCTTTACGACGACCGAAGATAACTTGCGGTTAAAGCGGCCAAAGTTGACCTTCGTACACGCTTGCGCTTTAGTCTGATACTGTTAATCTACTGCAGGATGTTAACACTTTAGTGGAGGTAGTTTAGTGGCAGACAAAAAAGTCATATTCATCGCATTTGCAATCGATGACGAGCGTCAGCGAGATTTCCTTAAGGGCCAGTCACTGTCTCCACGAGCACCGTACGAGTTCATCGATATGTCGGTAAAGCAACCATA
This window contains:
- a CDS encoding DUF2493 domain-containing protein, with product MTETHLQTRSSTAVVLEELQLYGWRAFTDEPDPRPLPEPDAIRTAVADIFDALVSTLSDTRLEPDLEDLLWSTTNLFHRMATRTGRDLDSNEQAQKRSQREQDGSEVRSVELETLIAEGITLIERRNAFEAMRDLAAELFETHLGRTWHPRTGSHVNRRTLTASLIDSRDHLTAKRRADLEPLLPQGAKIAFSGGLDCNDHTAIWAALDRVHTKHADMVLLHGGAPCGAERIATAWADNRGVTQIVFKPDWTRHGKSAPFKRNDQLLDTLPIGLIVFPGSGITENLADKARTMGIPLFDFRPKAAPPA
- a CDS encoding DUF736 domain-containing protein; amino-acid sequence: MATIGTFKKTGSEYVGEIVTLSVQAKNVRVVPEDTTGNGNAPSHRVFVGRAEIGAAWSKRSTEGRDYLSLKLDDPSFTAPIYANLFDDTVVEGGEETFNLIWSRPNTRRNGD